The Winogradskyella schleiferi genome has a window encoding:
- a CDS encoding sensor histidine kinase yields MITPKFPKNELQRLEAVKSYNILDSLPEEDYDNITALVASICDIPIALIAVMDTDRNFFKSHHGIPFNESPRDISFCGHTILDGDILIVKDARKDKRFIDNPLVSEQQAIFYAGVPLINPEGFPLGTICVFDHKPRDLDKSQINALKSLGKQVVNLLELRRKNSILEATKTELEERNNRLTAFASHVSHDLKSPLANITSLTDLLKQDDASRLSEDSKGYLNYIEESTTVLKEYIDGILRYYKSDELLKAKKEDVDLFELAEDIKRVLISNADKIIAPNATIQHINKAALSQILINLVDNALKYNDKAERIVTIAYETLSDHHRFKVSDNGIGIPENQKHKIFDIFRTVKNDFGKSSTGIGLSTVKNLVEKLNGQISVDSELGKGSTFTFTIGL; encoded by the coding sequence ATGATAACTCCAAAATTTCCAAAAAACGAATTACAGCGCTTAGAAGCTGTAAAATCGTATAATATTTTAGATAGCTTACCAGAAGAGGACTATGACAATATTACTGCATTGGTCGCCTCTATTTGCGATATACCTATTGCGTTGATTGCGGTAATGGATACGGATCGTAATTTTTTTAAATCGCATCATGGTATTCCATTTAACGAGTCACCTAGAGATATTTCATTTTGTGGTCATACCATTTTGGATGGGGATATTTTAATTGTAAAAGATGCTAGGAAAGACAAACGATTCATTGATAACCCACTCGTATCAGAGCAGCAAGCTATATTTTATGCAGGAGTACCATTAATTAATCCGGAAGGTTTCCCATTAGGAACCATTTGTGTTTTCGATCATAAGCCAAGAGATCTCGATAAATCTCAAATCAACGCCCTAAAGTCCCTTGGGAAACAAGTGGTAAACCTATTGGAATTAAGGCGCAAAAATTCCATATTAGAAGCAACCAAAACAGAACTGGAAGAACGAAACAATCGACTGACCGCATTTGCCAGTCATGTTTCGCACGATTTAAAGTCGCCATTAGCCAATATTACATCGCTAACCGATTTATTAAAACAAGACGATGCGTCGCGTTTATCGGAAGATTCAAAAGGCTATTTAAACTATATTGAAGAGTCTACGACAGTGCTGAAAGAGTACATCGATGGTATTTTGCGTTACTACAAATCTGACGAACTTTTAAAAGCAAAAAAGGAAGATGTGGACCTGTTCGAATTAGCTGAAGACATAAAGCGTGTTTTAATTTCAAATGCTGACAAAATCATTGCTCCCAATGCTACCATTCAGCATATAAACAAAGCTGCACTCTCACAGATTCTCATTAATTTAGTGGATAACGCTTTAAAATATAATGATAAGGCTGAACGTATTGTGACTATTGCATATGAAACATTATCGGACCACCACCGATTTAAAGTTTCGGACAATGGTATAGGAATTCCAGAAAACCAAAAACATAAGATCTTTGATATCTTTAGAACCGTAAAAAATGATTTTGGAAAGTCGAGTACAGGAATTGGTTTAAGTACGGTGAAAAATCTGGTTGAAAAACTAAATGGGCAAATTTCCGTAGATTCAGAATTAGGAAAAGGGAGTACGTTTACATTTACGATAGGATTATAA
- a CDS encoding M61 family metallopeptidase has product MKNYLAILGLSIVLVGCGSAKPTVDDLAISNPIMTALDLTAVNNDRVPVTINPGRFTTETVTYRLPRVVQGTYSVSDFGKYVDDFKALDYDGNELTVTKVDDNTWSITDATKLDKLQYYVNDTFDIETTGGIGGEDIFSPGGTNIEDDNYVLNLHGFVGYFDSLKNNQYAVDVTAPASFERTSALENKGTTTSADGTAMTSSYFADRYFDITDNPMMYGNLDVEEFMVGDIKIVLSLYSPTGKHTAASLKETVYKMMEAQKRYLGDVNTTPRYDIYLYLSRGGENDPKGFGALEHHTSTVAVFSESESLESLKSSIIDVVSHEFFHIVTPLSVHSEDVHYFDYAKPTFSKHLWMYEGVTEYFAQHFQVYEDLVENQTFYNTIYSKIQTSKRLDDAMSFTIMSENILKEPYASNYINVYMKGALIGMCVDILMRKESDGNRSMLSLMKELSAKYGKEKPFEDDKLIADITAMTYPSVGEFLKTHVEGDVPINYDDFFAMVGLKTGETQVETNYIFAGEQNVIFDADQAKGTIFFAPMALQNSFWKSQNIQAGDVIKKVNGMDLTMANAQQVIGGMFMWKEGQDITMDLERDGKPVSIKTTLTKPYATGESIVEDENATDAQKALRAAWLKG; this is encoded by the coding sequence ATGAAGAATTATTTAGCCATTCTTGGCTTGAGTATCGTTTTAGTAGGTTGTGGATCTGCAAAACCAACGGTAGACGATTTGGCTATAAGCAATCCTATTATGACGGCTTTGGATTTAACTGCGGTCAATAATGATAGAGTACCAGTAACTATTAATCCTGGTCGTTTTACAACAGAAACTGTAACTTACAGATTGCCAAGAGTTGTACAAGGCACCTATTCCGTAAGTGATTTCGGAAAGTATGTTGATGATTTTAAAGCATTGGATTACGATGGCAATGAATTAACGGTAACCAAAGTAGATGATAATACATGGAGCATTACGGATGCTACAAAACTAGATAAACTTCAATATTATGTGAATGATACGTTTGATATTGAAACTACTGGTGGCATAGGAGGTGAGGATATATTTTCGCCAGGTGGTACTAATATAGAAGACGACAATTATGTGTTAAACCTACATGGCTTTGTTGGTTATTTTGATTCTTTAAAGAATAATCAATATGCTGTGGATGTTACTGCTCCTGCCTCTTTTGAGAGAACCTCTGCTTTAGAAAATAAAGGTACGACAACAAGCGCAGATGGTACGGCAATGACAAGTAGCTATTTTGCAGATCGTTATTTTGATATTACCGATAACCCAATGATGTATGGAAATTTGGATGTTGAAGAATTTATGGTAGGTGATATCAAAATTGTTCTAAGTCTATACTCGCCAACAGGCAAACATACTGCAGCAAGTTTAAAGGAGACGGTTTACAAAATGATGGAAGCGCAAAAACGTTATTTAGGCGATGTGAATACAACACCGCGTTACGATATTTATTTATACTTATCCAGAGGTGGTGAAAATGACCCTAAAGGTTTTGGAGCCTTAGAACATCATACGTCAACGGTAGCTGTTTTTAGCGAAAGTGAAAGTTTAGAGTCACTTAAGAGTTCTATTATTGATGTGGTGTCCCATGAGTTTTTTCATATTGTAACACCATTGTCTGTACATTCTGAAGATGTACACTATTTTGATTACGCTAAACCAACATTTTCCAAACATTTATGGATGTATGAAGGGGTTACGGAATATTTTGCACAACATTTCCAAGTGTACGAAGACTTAGTCGAAAACCAAACATTCTACAATACAATATATTCTAAAATACAAACGTCTAAGCGTTTGGATGATGCCATGAGTTTTACAATTATGAGCGAGAATATCTTAAAAGAACCATATGCCAGTAATTATATTAATGTGTATATGAAAGGTGCACTCATCGGCATGTGCGTTGATATTTTAATGCGAAAGGAAAGCGATGGTAACCGAAGTATGCTGTCGTTAATGAAAGAACTCTCTGCAAAATACGGAAAAGAAAAACCGTTTGAAGATGATAAACTGATTGCTGATATTACGGCAATGACCTATCCAAGTGTTGGTGAATTCCTTAAAACACATGTTGAAGGTGATGTGCCTATCAATTATGATGACTTTTTTGCGATGGTTGGCTTAAAGACGGGCGAAACCCAAGTAGAAACTAATTATATTTTTGCAGGTGAACAGAATGTTATTTTTGATGCTGATCAAGCAAAAGGGACTATTTTCTTTGCACCTATGGCTTTACAGAATTCATTTTGGAAATCACAAAATATACAGGCAGGTGATGTCATAAAGAAAGTAAACGGCATGGATTTAACTATGGCAAATGCACAACAAGTGATTGGAGGCATGTTTATGTGGAAAGAAGGTCAAGATATCACCATGGACTTAGAGCGTGATGGCAAACCCGTTAGTATTAAAACAACCTTGACAAAACCATATGCAACGGGTGAATCTATTGTTGAAGATGAAAATGCAACCGACGCACAGAAAGCTTTAAGAGCTGCTTGGCTGAAAGGTTAA
- a CDS encoding glycosyltransferase family 2 protein, whose product MLNNLVSVLVPFKNTDAFIAECLDSILKQSFTNWEAIFIDDHSDDDSYAIVERYAEKDARINVYKNEHSGIIDALKTAYKHSSGNYITRMDSDDLMTPIRLKTMITNLESYGRKHLAVGQVKYFRADGLSDGFARYEQWLNGLTVEGKNYSEIYKECVIPSPCWMLHREDFDVCGGFNSDVYPEDYDLAFRFFKANYTCIPCDKVLLHWRDYSTRTSRTHEHYAENSFLDLKVHYFLELNYDASRPLAIWGAGHKGKTLAKILLKKNIPFYWICDNPKKIGKHIYDQELYNFDYLAELQKPQSIVTVANTKAQVEITRYFKTKKMQSMIDYFFFC is encoded by the coding sequence ATGCTCAACAATTTAGTTAGTGTTTTAGTCCCTTTCAAAAACACGGACGCATTTATTGCCGAATGTTTGGATTCTATATTGAAGCAATCCTTCACCAATTGGGAAGCTATTTTTATTGATGATCATTCTGATGATGATTCATACGCTATTGTTGAACGTTATGCTGAAAAAGATGCCAGAATCAACGTCTATAAAAATGAACACTCCGGAATTATCGACGCTTTAAAAACCGCATACAAACATAGCTCTGGAAATTATATCACGAGAATGGACAGCGACGATCTAATGACACCAATCCGGCTTAAAACCATGATCACCAATCTTGAATCATACGGTAGAAAACACTTAGCCGTCGGACAAGTAAAATACTTTAGAGCAGATGGTTTAAGTGACGGTTTTGCACGTTATGAACAATGGCTAAACGGTTTAACAGTTGAAGGCAAAAACTATTCTGAAATTTATAAGGAATGTGTTATCCCGTCACCGTGTTGGATGTTGCATCGTGAAGATTTTGATGTCTGTGGTGGCTTTAATTCTGATGTTTATCCTGAAGATTATGATTTAGCGTTTCGGTTTTTCAAAGCTAACTACACCTGTATTCCGTGTGATAAAGTGTTGTTACATTGGCGCGATTACAGTACTAGAACCTCAAGAACGCATGAGCATTATGCGGAGAATTCATTTCTCGATCTTAAAGTGCATTATTTTTTAGAGTTGAATTATGATGCCTCAAGACCTTTAGCCATTTGGGGCGCAGGACACAAAGGCAAAACATTAGCAAAAATACTTCTGAAAAAGAACATTCCGTTTTACTGGATTTGTGATAACCCAAAGAAAATAGGAAAACATATTTACGACCAAGAACTTTATAATTTTGATTATTTAGCTGAACTACAAAAACCGCAAAGTATTGTAACGGTTGCCAACACTAAGGCGCAAGTCGAAATCACAAGATATTTTAAAACCAAAAAAATGCAATCTATGATTGATTATTTCTTTTTCTGTTAA